GTACCAAGCGATGCGCCAAAAGCAGACGCTTTGCCAGAGTATCCGCTGACTTATACTGACGAAACGCGCGTTGAAAAAATCAACTTTAGCATTCGTGAAGAAGAAACGGATGAGCTTGTTCAAGATGCTCGTCAAATCACAACCCCGGGTGTTCAAGGCGAACGCATCATTAAGACTCGCGTCTACAGTTCTAACGGTCAGGAAATCGACCGCCAAGAGTTGTCTAATGAAGAAACTTTGGCTCCTGTAACACAAATTGTCAAAGTCGGCACAGCTAAGCCAAACATGGTACCAAGCGATGCGCCAAAAGCAGACGCTTTGCCAGAGTATCCACTCACTTATACTGACGAAACTCGGGTTGAGAAAATTAACTTTAGCATTCGTGAAGAAGAAACCGATGAGCTTGTTCGAGATGCTCGTCAAATCACAACACCAGGTGTTGAGGGTGAGCGCACGATTAAGACTCGTGTCTACAGTTCTAACAGTCAAGAGGTTGACCGCCAAGAATTATCCAATGAGGAAACTCTAGCTCCTGTAACGCAAGTAGTCAAAGTCGGAACTGCTAAACCAAGCATGGTACCAAATGATGCACCGAAAGCAGATGCTTTAGAGGAGTTCGATTTAATTTCACTGCATAATCTCTTGGCAGAAGCGGATCAGATTAAAGCTCAGGCCCGTTATTTCAACGATAGTCAGAGTCATCAAGCTAACTATGATGCTGCTTTGACGGCTGGTCAAGCGATTCTGAGCCAATCCCAAGTCAGCCAAGCAGAAGTCAACCAACTGGTGGAACAAATCAATCAAGCCAAGGCTCAATTAAGTGGTCTTGAAGTAGTTAAAACAGCTCTTCAGACTGAGTACGATTTAAATCCAAGAGTTAAAACTTCGGTTAAATATAAGAATGCGGATTCAGAAAAGCAGACAGCTTATACTGACGAATTGACCAAGGCAGACAAAGTTTTGAACAATCAGACTGCTACACAAGTACAGGTCAACCAAGTTCTTGCTAGCCTGACAGCAGCCAAAGAATCTCTAAATGGAGTGCCTAAAGTCAAGCCGACTGTTTCCATTCTAAGTCTGACTGAGAATGCTGATGATAAGTCGGTGACGGTCCAATATAGATTGGAAGACCAGACCCAGTCCTTCCGTTCAGCGACTGCAGAATTGTACCAGGGAGACCAGCTGATTCGCACTCTTCCAATTACCAACTTTGCTGGCAGCTTAAAAATTGGCGACCTAGACTACTACACAGGCTACACTCTAAAAACCAAGTTGACTTATGAACTGGATAATGGCAGCTTTACTGAGTTTGAAACAGACAGTCGTAACTTTGAGTTAGAATACAAGAAGATTGCCTTCCGTGATATTGATTCCGTTGAGTTTTATCATAAAGAAAACGACCAATACAAGCGCTTTGTGTCGATGAGCTCTATGCCTACGGATCTGTCTACTTACTTCGTCAAGATCAAATCAAGCGAATCCAAGGAAATTCTTCTACCAGTTCACAGCATTTCTGAAGCAGAGAAAGATGGCAAGGCAGTCTATAAGGTTAATGTAACCCTTCCTGAGCTCGTCCAAGAAAGTGAAGCGGGCTACAAGTCTGGGCACGACTTCTACATCAGTAAGGCAGTCCCTAGTCAGCAAAATGTCTACACCAGCTTTGCTGGATTAGTAGACGCTATGAAGCGAAATATGGCAGGAAACTATGTGTTGGGTGCTGATTTGGATGCGAGTGAGGTCAACCTAGCTCCTGCGGATTATGTCTATCTCAAAGGGAACTTCACAGGTAGTCTGACAGGTAGTCAAAATGGCAAGCAATACGCTATCTACAATCTAGCCAAGCCTTTATTTGAAAACCTGAAGAGTGGGTCTGCCATTTCAAATATTGACTTTAAAGATGTGAATATCGTGGGTACCTATGACTCGGCTGCGCTGGCACGCAATGCGGAGAATGCGCGAATCACAGATGTTTCTGTTCAGGGGAGAGTATCGGTAGTAGGCAACGCCTCTAACGTAGCAGGTCTTGTAGTTAATGGAACCAATACGAAAATTACAAATAGTTCCTTTGCGGGGACTATCCTATCTAACAGTCAACACATCAAAGCTTATAACGTAGGTGGTTTGGTTGCAAACCTTAAAGGAGGAGAATCTCTTCTTAGCCAAAGTAAAGCAGACGTAACGATTATTAGTGGTGCTCGATCAAATGAACAACGTATCGGTGGTTTGGTTGGACGTCTAGAAAACAACGCTCGAATTACCAAATCGTATGTGACAGGAAAATTATATAATTCAACCACTAACGGTCAAATCGGTGGAGTGGTCGGCTCGAACTACTTTAATGGTTTAGTTGATAATGTTATCAGTAATGTTAGCGGTACAAATGTTTACAGTATTTCTGGGGATCAGGGCTACAAAAACGACCGCATTACGCAAGCATATAAAGTTGCTAAAAGTGAAACCTTGAAGAACGATCAGTTTGTTACTTCTACAATTACTCAAGAAGAAATGGAAGAAAAACTGACTGCTATGGACATCACGACTAGCCTAGATGACACGAATCTAAATATGAGTTTTGTCGACTATGGTGAAGTAAACAATGCTCAATTTGACCGCGGATATTCTTACGCAAATATGGAGAAACTGCTTCCTTTCTACAATAAAGAAACCATTGTTTCGTTTGCGAACAAGATTCCGAAAGAGCATAAGTTGAACAAAGAGTACCTACTGGATGTTGTTCCGATGAAGGGTGACCAGATTATCACTGATATCCATAGCAATAAAACAGCAATCAATCGTTTGATGCTTCACTACATGGACAATACCATTGACTATCTAGAAATATCTTATCAGGGAGATTTCGTAAATCGAGGCATTGCTGAGTATAGTATCAAGGGGTTAGACCTTCTTTATACTCCAGAAGCCTTCGTATCAGATTATACAAGTATTCTAAATCAAGTGTTGCCAGAGCTGAACAAAGTCGTTCTTGATTCGCCAGCTATGCGAACAGCTCTCGGAGTAGCCGCAGATACTTCTTTGAATGAACTATACTTAGACACCGCATTTACGCAGGTGAAAAGTAAGCTATCAGGTGAGCTTCGCAAAGTGCTGGCTATGGATAAGGCTATCAATACTGAAGGTGAAGTAGTTAAGGATTATCTTGTTAAGAAGATTCTTGCTGATAAAGAAGCTTTCCTATTGGGTTTGACTTACCTTAACCGTTGGTACAATATCAACTATGACAACTTTAATGTTAAGGACTTGTCGGCTTACAAGATGGATTTCTATGGTAAGAATGACGTTTCGGTTCTTGATACAATCATTGCTTTAGGGAAATCAGGACTTGAGAATCTCAAGGCTAAGAACAACTATACAGCGTATGATAATTCGCTCTCTGAAGCAACTGGCAAGCGAGGACTCTTCAATTACCTTGAAGGCTACCGTCAGCTCTTCCTGCCATACAAGACCAATAATGAATGGCTCAAGACCAATACAAAAGCCTACATCGTTGAGGCTAAATCCGATGTAGCAGAAGCGAGACAGCTTCAGGACGCAGCCGAGGGCAAGAGCAAGTACTCTGTCGGTGTTTATGACAAGATTACAGCAGATAATTGGGAACACAAGGGCATGCTCCTGCCACTCTTGACCATGACGGAGAAAGGTGTCTATGCTATCTCTAATATGTCTACCCTCTCTATGGGAGCTTATGATCGCTACCGCCTGGATGCCAATAACAGAGTGCGCACAGACGTAGAACTAGTTGAATATGTCGAAGACAGAGTGAGAAAAACAGCTGAATACCAGCGCGACCACTATGATTTCTGGTATAAGATTCTCAGTCCAGAAAGCAAGGACAAGCTCTTCCGTTCGGTTCTGGTGTATGATGGATTCTCATTGGTTGACAAGAATGGTCAAAGATACTGGGCTCCAGCTAATGACAAAAAATCACAGGCTATGCAGGAATTCTTTGGACCAGCTGGCAAGTGGTATCCAAGCAAGGGATATAATGCCTATGCTACGGGTAGTGTAACTCACTTTGATGCTGCTAAATTGTTGGAAGACTATGGAAACTCTGTCTACACCCATGAAATGACCCATAACTCTGACGGTGCAATTTACTTTGAAGGTTATGGTCGTCGTGAGGGACTAGGTGCGGAACTCTATGCTCGCGGACTCTTGCAATCTTCGCCGAGCGCAGATGAACCAACTATTACGCTCAATACTCTCTTCAAGGTGGACAAGGATTCGAAGACACGTATGCATACCTATAATTTCAAGGAACGTGTTCAAAATGAAGCAGACCTGCAACACTATGTCCATGGTATGTTTGACATGATCTACACCTTGGACTATCTAGAAGGTACTTCTATGTTGAAGCAGAGTGATGCTGCCAAGTTACAGTGGTTCAGGAAGATGGAGAATTACTATATTACAGATAAGTATGGTAAGGAGACCCACGCAGGTAACCAGACGCGAAGCTTCACAGCTGAGGAAATCAAGCAGCTGAATACCTTTGACTCCCTGATTGAAAATGATGTGATCACTCGTCGGGAGAATAAGGAAAGTGGGAAATATGGTCGAAATGGCTACCTCAGTCTCAGCCTCTTCTCACCAATTTACTCAGCCTTGAGCAATCCAAATGGAGCACCAGGTGACGTTATGTTCCGTCGCACAGCCTATGAATTACTGGCAGCCAAGGGCTATCATGACGGATTTGTCCCTTATGTTTCTGGTCAGTACTCTCAGGAAGCTTTCGATGAAGGGAAGAAAACGTGGGACGGATGGTCTGGAAGAGATGTTGGTCTAGTGACGGATCAGAAAGTCTTGGAAAATGTATTCAAAGGCGAATATGATTCCTGGGTAGCCTTCAAGAAAGCTATGTACCAAGAGCGGATTGATCAGCTGACCAAGCTGAAGCCAATTACCATTGAGTACGAGCTTAAAAATCCAAACAGTACCAAGAAAGTAACCATTCGTTCTTATGCAGAGATGCAGCAGTTGATGGACGCAGCCGTGGCAGAGGATGTACGCAACATTACCAATGCTACTAGCCGTGTCGAAGCTAGCTGGGTCAACCTGCTCAAGAAGAAGATTTACAATGCTTATCTTCGTGAGACAGACGACTTCAGACAGTCTATTTTCAAGAAATAAGGAAACGATTTTGTTTGATTAAAATTTGAAAAATTCCTAGGTTTAAGGCTACCTAGGAATTTTTTCTTTGGTTTCTCCATGATCTTGTTTGTGCATTCTAGATCTGATAAGATAAGGATTTTGAAAGCGCAAATGAACTGAAAAGATTAGCAGTTTTTTGTGGCTATTATTTATAGCAAATAAATTGAATAATCTAGTAAATTTCGGTAGAATAGAGGGGATTCAAATCATGATGAAGGAAAGATTAGAAATGAAAAGAAGTTATTTAGGAGAAAAGCACCAGCGTTTTTCATTGAGAAAAGTTTCGGTTGGTCTAGTTTCTGCTCTGGTAGGGGTTTTCTACCTTTTTAGTGGAGGAGGTTCTCTTGCAAATGTAGCAGCTAGTGAACAGACACCATCCGTCACAAAACAGATCCACTATAAGTACGTGACAGAAAGTGAGCTCACGGACCAAGAGAAGCAATTGGTAGTCAAAGAATTGCCACAGTTTGCTGAGGAAACAGATGATACTTACTATTTGATTTATCGTCCGACGAGACAGTTACCTGCAACTGGTCACAGCCAACTCATTAGCTCAATTGCAGCGGGGGCAGGTATTGTACTACTGGTCGTAGCGATTAAACTGGGCAGAGATGATCGCAAAAAGCTAGCTTCTTTCATGCTCTTGACCAGTCTAGGAAGTCAGCTGATCGCGCCAACTTCCTTGGCTTTGACAAATCAAATGCTGGCAGACTATAATCAGGAATTGACTGTACAGGTCGGGGAAACATTGCAATCCCCACTTACGATTGAAGGCTACCAATATGTAGGGTATTTGAAATCTCAAAAAGAAGTAAACTCTCCACTTGATGGCAAGAAAGAGTTGAATCATTCGGCTCCTATTGATACTCCAGTTCAAACTTCAAACGGAAGTCAAGCGCAGGAAGAGTATCGTGCTCAGAAACCAAGTGAAGCTCCTGTCTTTGAACAACCAGAGTTAAAGGTTGAGAGTAAAGATACGAGTCGTACAGAGATCATTCCTTTCCAAGTAGAGGAAGTAGAAGCAGCTGATTTGCCACAAGGTCAAACTGAGGTGATTCAGGCAGGGAAAAATGGTAGTCGTACCATTGTGACCCGCAGCTACATTTTAAATGGTCAGGTGATCCATACAGAGGAGGTTTCCAATCAGGTAACGACTGAGCCTACTTCTGAGATTAGAAAAGTCGGAAGCAAGGTCCTTTCTCCTACAAAACCAAGCCCAGAGGAGTCCGTTAGTGAAAAACCAACAGATGCTCCTGTAAATGAAGTTCCAAGCTTAAAAGTTGAAGAAAAAGATGTTACCACGACGGTAGCAGAACCCTACACTCGAGAACGAGTAGAGAGTGATAGCTTGCCAGTTGGCCAGACCAAGATAACCCAAGCTGGTCAAGATGGAGTGCGTACAATCGTCACCCGTCAGTACATGGTAGATGGAAAAGTAGAGAGAAGCCAGGAAATCTCTAACGAAGTGACAACTCCTGCAGTATCAGAAATCGTAACAGTTGGAACAGGTCCTGTTAGCGAGAAACCAACAGACGCTCCAATAAATGAAGTTCCAAGCTTAAACGTTGAAGAAAAGGACGTTACTACGACGGTAGCAGAACCCTACACTCGAGAACGAGTAGAGAGTGATAGCTTGCCAGTTGGCCAGACCAAGATAACCCAAGCTGGTCAAGATGGAGTGCGTACAATCGTCACCCGTCAGTACATGGTAGATGGAAAAGTAGAGAGAAGCCAGGAAATCTCTAACGAAGTGACAACTCCTGCAGTATCAGAAATCGTAACAGTTGGAACAGGTCCTGTTAGCGAGAAACCAACAGACGCTCCAATAAATGAAGTTCCAAGCTTAAACGTTGAAGAAAAGGACGTTACCACAACAGTGGCCGAACCCTATCCAACTAAGGAAGTGGAAAGTGCAGACCTGCCTTTGGGACAAAGGGAAGTTAGCCAAGCTGGTCAAGATGGCGTGCGTACGATTGTGACTCGTCAGTATTTAGTAGATGGAAAAGTCGAAAATACAGAGGAAATCTCTAACACTATCACAAAAGAAGC
This genomic stretch from Streptococcus sp. 1643 harbors:
- a CDS encoding ZmpA/ZmpB/ZmpC family metallo-endopeptidase yields the protein MTHQFYGEKRQRFSFRKLSVGLVSATIGSFFLSGQIAGDLTYVKAAEIQSQQSAQVKYHYVVESELTEAEKSALIREIPKHVEDASETYYLVYRPTTQGDSSGVFPKTGHSGLWESTFTAMGLALLVLVVVRGRNGKRYLSSILLVTGMGSILLSPTVLAVTNIELAAYNQSLNLGLGDALPAPLKIDGYDYIGYLKNEEQNDSHLAHSALKENPTLDWEKEKGSELKPSETNLDMKEIVSDKGDALTEEEREAIAAKERESARLSTVYDLPELKISEQESVQELPYQTKYQYSDELAQGQSKVIQSGVRGQRTVVTRHFRKDQEIVKSEMISDQVTLEPVSEIILVGTAPTNSIPKETPVHEVPELEEYGTTPETAPVHKVPELTEYGTTPETAPVHEAPELTEYGTSPDTSPVRETPELTEYGTSPETSPVHEVPELTEYGTSPETSPVQEIPELTEYGTTPETAPVQENSELELTTNDEVRIEKIDFSIDEQYTDEIPEGSRQITTPGVQGKRTIKTRVYSSNGQEVDRQELSNEETLAPVTQIVKVGTAKPNMVPNDPPKADALPEYPLTYTDETRVEKIAFNIEEQYTDELVQDARQIATPGVQGERTIKTRVYSSNGQEIDRQELSNEETLAPVTQVVKVGTAKPTMVPNEAPKADALPEYPLTYTDETLVEKIAFNIEEQYTDELVRDARQITTPGVEGERTIKTRVYSSNGQEIDRQELSNEETLAPVTQIVKVGTAKPTMVPNEAPKADALPEYPLTYTDETRIEKIAFNIEEQYTDELVRDARQITTPGVQGERTIKTRIYSSNGQVVDRQELSNEETLSPVTQIVKVGTAKPTMVPNEAPKADALPEYPLTYTDETRVEKIAFNIEEQYTDELVRDARQITTPGVEGERTIKTRVYSSNDQVVDRQELSNEETLAPVTQIVKVGTTKPNMVPSDAPKAVALPEYPLTYTDETRVEKINFTIREEETDDLVRDARQITTPGVQGERTIKTRIYSSNGQEIDRQELSNEETLAPVTQIVKVGTAKPNMVPSDAPKADALPEYPLTYTDETRVEKINFSIREEETDELVQDARQITTPGVQGERIIKTRVYSSNGQEIDRQELSNEETLAPVTQIVKVGTAKPNMVPSDAPKADALPEYPLTYTDETRVEKINFSIREEETDELVRDARQITTPGVEGERTIKTRVYSSNSQEVDRQELSNEETLAPVTQVVKVGTAKPSMVPNDAPKADALEEFDLISLHNLLAEADQIKAQARYFNDSQSHQANYDAALTAGQAILSQSQVSQAEVNQLVEQINQAKAQLSGLEVVKTALQTEYDLNPRVKTSVKYKNADSEKQTAYTDELTKADKVLNNQTATQVQVNQVLASLTAAKESLNGVPKVKPTVSILSLTENADDKSVTVQYRLEDQTQSFRSATAELYQGDQLIRTLPITNFAGSLKIGDLDYYTGYTLKTKLTYELDNGSFTEFETDSRNFELEYKKIAFRDIDSVEFYHKENDQYKRFVSMSSMPTDLSTYFVKIKSSESKEILLPVHSISEAEKDGKAVYKVNVTLPELVQESEAGYKSGHDFYISKAVPSQQNVYTSFAGLVDAMKRNMAGNYVLGADLDASEVNLAPADYVYLKGNFTGSLTGSQNGKQYAIYNLAKPLFENLKSGSAISNIDFKDVNIVGTYDSAALARNAENARITDVSVQGRVSVVGNASNVAGLVVNGTNTKITNSSFAGTILSNSQHIKAYNVGGLVANLKGGESLLSQSKADVTIISGARSNEQRIGGLVGRLENNARITKSYVTGKLYNSTTNGQIGGVVGSNYFNGLVDNVISNVSGTNVYSISGDQGYKNDRITQAYKVAKSETLKNDQFVTSTITQEEMEEKLTAMDITTSLDDTNLNMSFVDYGEVNNAQFDRGYSYANMEKLLPFYNKETIVSFANKIPKEHKLNKEYLLDVVPMKGDQIITDIHSNKTAINRLMLHYMDNTIDYLEISYQGDFVNRGIAEYSIKGLDLLYTPEAFVSDYTSILNQVLPELNKVVLDSPAMRTALGVAADTSLNELYLDTAFTQVKSKLSGELRKVLAMDKAINTEGEVVKDYLVKKILADKEAFLLGLTYLNRWYNINYDNFNVKDLSAYKMDFYGKNDVSVLDTIIALGKSGLENLKAKNNYTAYDNSLSEATGKRGLFNYLEGYRQLFLPYKTNNEWLKTNTKAYIVEAKSDVAEARQLQDAAEGKSKYSVGVYDKITADNWEHKGMLLPLLTMTEKGVYAISNMSTLSMGAYDRYRLDANNRVRTDVELVEYVEDRVRKTAEYQRDHYDFWYKILSPESKDKLFRSVLVYDGFSLVDKNGQRYWAPANDKKSQAMQEFFGPAGKWYPSKGYNAYATGSVTHFDAAKLLEDYGNSVYTHEMTHNSDGAIYFEGYGRREGLGAELYARGLLQSSPSADEPTITLNTLFKVDKDSKTRMHTYNFKERVQNEADLQHYVHGMFDMIYTLDYLEGTSMLKQSDAAKLQWFRKMENYYITDKYGKETHAGNQTRSFTAEEIKQLNTFDSLIENDVITRRENKESGKYGRNGYLSLSLFSPIYSALSNPNGAPGDVMFRRTAYELLAAKGYHDGFVPYVSGQYSQEAFDEGKKTWDGWSGRDVGLVTDQKVLENVFKGEYDSWVAFKKAMYQERIDQLTKLKPITIEYELKNPNSTKKVTIRSYAEMQQLMDAAVAEDVRNITNATSRVEASWVNLLKKKIYNAYLRETDDFRQSIFKK